A part of Aquibium oceanicum genomic DNA contains:
- a CDS encoding YcbK family protein — protein sequence MRSVATLLAGAKLRSASCALGAAFLAACTVTSGPSLDVAAPGYAGGAPSLAGVLTQAEAQLSADAAADAVAEGDAADTTAVAQGNGDAEAPALPDQVASVPEVKPGEAAAGKASATPAGKKPVELALAAAPASGAAEPQAPAPEIKPTAFIENGPGPAPAQPQKKRGFFTSLFSSESQAAKSASPIVELKQAPKAETKPAAEKPIIALASTGGTAEAARPVFSGDALPGVRQDSLFEITRKSGMDDISDIDLHEEDGPVQIASAAGLARLAPNGLIKQTEGVDVACLKPSLVRVLKTVEQRFGKRMIVTSGYRSPERNRRARGAKNSLHMYCAAADVQVPGVSKWELAKFVRSMPGRGGVGTYCHTNSVHIDVGPERDWNWRCRRRK from the coding sequence TTGAGATCAGTCGCAACGCTTCTCGCGGGCGCGAAGCTTCGATCAGCCTCCTGCGCGCTGGGCGCCGCTTTCCTGGCTGCTTGCACAGTCACCTCCGGCCCTAGCCTTGATGTCGCCGCGCCGGGATATGCTGGCGGAGCACCCTCGCTCGCAGGCGTCCTGACCCAGGCCGAGGCGCAGCTCTCCGCCGATGCAGCGGCTGACGCCGTGGCGGAAGGCGATGCGGCGGACACCACCGCAGTCGCCCAGGGGAACGGGGATGCGGAAGCGCCTGCCCTGCCCGATCAGGTCGCGTCCGTCCCCGAGGTCAAGCCCGGCGAGGCTGCGGCCGGTAAGGCTTCGGCGACGCCGGCCGGCAAGAAGCCGGTCGAGCTTGCCCTGGCCGCCGCGCCGGCATCAGGCGCTGCCGAGCCGCAAGCCCCCGCGCCCGAAATCAAGCCCACCGCCTTCATCGAAAACGGCCCCGGCCCGGCGCCCGCGCAGCCGCAGAAGAAGCGCGGCTTCTTCACCTCGCTCTTCTCGAGCGAGTCCCAGGCAGCGAAATCGGCCAGCCCCATCGTCGAGTTGAAACAGGCGCCGAAAGCGGAAACGAAACCCGCCGCGGAAAAACCCATCATTGCGCTGGCCTCCACCGGCGGCACGGCAGAGGCCGCCCGACCGGTGTTCTCCGGAGATGCGCTGCCCGGTGTCCGGCAGGACTCGCTCTTCGAGATCACCCGCAAATCCGGCATGGACGACATCTCGGACATCGACCTGCACGAGGAGGATGGCCCCGTCCAGATCGCATCGGCCGCCGGCCTGGCACGACTCGCGCCCAACGGCCTGATCAAGCAGACGGAGGGCGTGGACGTCGCCTGCCTCAAGCCTTCGCTGGTGCGTGTGCTCAAGACGGTCGAGCAGCGTTTCGGCAAGCGCATGATCGTCACCTCGGGCTACCGCAGCCCGGAGCGCAACCGGCGTGCACGCGGCGCGAAGAACTCGCTCCACATGTACTGCGCCGCCGCGGACGTTCAGGTACCCGGCGTGAGCAAGTGGGAACTGGCCAAGTTCGTGCGCTCCATGCCCGGCCGCGGCGGGGTCGGAACCTACTGCCACACCAACTCGGTCCACATAGACGTCGGTCCGGAGCGCGACTGGAACTGGCGCTGCCGGCGCCGCAAGTAA
- a CDS encoding PHA/PHB synthase family protein, translating into MTRPEDNKDSSRQASSAEQYIIKDPELFARNLARMIENAGKAASAWVTPRERGEVRDSMAEPMADMVKTFSKVSEYWLSDPSRALEAQTKLFSSYMTIWANAVRKLSGEDVPSPAEPEKGDKRFQDPEWSTHAFFDFLKQVYIVTTRWANDLVQNAEGLDEHTRHKANFYVRQVSQAISPSNFILTNPELFRETVSSHGENLVKGMQMLAEDIAAGKGELKLRQADYTKFAVGKNIATTPGKVIARSELAEIIQYEPSTKKVLKRPLLICPPWINKYYILDLNPQKSFIAWAVEQGHTVFVISWVNPDERHGFKDWEAYIDEGLKFALETIEKATGERNVNAIGYCVGGTLLAAALALMAKEGDDRIRSATFFTTQVDFTHAGDLKVFVDEEQVAALEKAMKEKGYLDGTRMATAFNMLRAGDLIWPYVVSNYVRGKEPMPFDLLYWNADSTRMAAANHSFYLRNCYMNNALSQGTMMLAGKKVALSDITIPVYNLAAREDHIAPARSVFTGCSFFGGEVEYVMAGSGHIAGVVNPPAMKKYQYWTGGKPVGDFDAWVTAAKENPGSWWPHWQEWVARQDDKRVAARKTGARGLQVLGEAPGTYVAVRV; encoded by the coding sequence ATGACCCGCCCTGAGGACAACAAGGATTCGTCCCGGCAAGCATCTTCCGCCGAACAATACATCATCAAGGATCCCGAACTTTTCGCACGTAATCTGGCGCGCATGATCGAGAACGCCGGCAAGGCCGCCTCCGCCTGGGTGACGCCGCGCGAACGCGGCGAGGTGCGTGACAGCATGGCCGAGCCGATGGCCGACATGGTCAAGACCTTTTCCAAGGTCAGCGAGTACTGGCTGTCCGACCCCTCCCGCGCTCTGGAGGCCCAGACGAAGCTGTTTTCGAGCTACATGACCATCTGGGCCAACGCGGTGAGAAAGTTGAGTGGCGAGGACGTCCCCTCCCCGGCCGAGCCGGAAAAAGGTGACAAGCGCTTCCAGGACCCGGAGTGGAGCACGCATGCCTTCTTCGATTTCCTGAAGCAGGTCTACATCGTGACCACGCGCTGGGCCAACGACCTCGTGCAGAACGCGGAAGGCCTCGACGAGCACACCCGCCACAAGGCGAATTTCTACGTCAGGCAGGTCTCGCAGGCGATATCTCCCTCGAACTTCATCCTCACCAACCCGGAACTCTTCCGCGAGACGGTTTCCAGCCACGGCGAGAACCTCGTGAAGGGCATGCAAATGCTGGCCGAGGACATCGCGGCCGGAAAGGGCGAACTGAAGCTGCGTCAGGCCGACTACACCAAGTTCGCGGTCGGCAAGAACATCGCCACCACGCCGGGCAAGGTGATCGCCCGCAGCGAGCTCGCCGAAATCATCCAATACGAGCCGTCGACCAAGAAGGTGCTGAAGCGGCCCCTGCTGATTTGCCCGCCATGGATCAACAAGTACTACATCCTCGACCTCAACCCGCAGAAATCCTTCATCGCCTGGGCGGTCGAACAAGGGCACACTGTCTTCGTCATCTCCTGGGTCAACCCGGACGAACGCCACGGTTTCAAGGACTGGGAGGCCTATATCGACGAGGGCTTGAAGTTCGCACTCGAGACGATCGAGAAGGCGACCGGCGAGCGGAACGTCAACGCCATCGGCTATTGCGTCGGCGGCACGCTTCTGGCGGCGGCACTCGCGCTGATGGCTAAGGAGGGCGACGACCGGATCCGTTCGGCGACCTTCTTCACCACCCAGGTGGATTTCACCCATGCCGGCGACCTCAAGGTCTTCGTCGACGAGGAGCAGGTCGCGGCGCTGGAAAAAGCGATGAAGGAGAAAGGCTACCTCGACGGCACGCGGATGGCGACGGCCTTCAACATGCTGCGCGCGGGCGACCTCATCTGGCCGTACGTGGTCAGCAACTATGTGCGCGGCAAGGAACCGATGCCGTTCGACCTGCTCTACTGGAACGCCGATTCGACCCGCATGGCGGCGGCGAATCATTCCTTCTACCTGCGCAACTGCTACATGAACAACGCGCTGTCGCAGGGAACGATGATGCTGGCCGGCAAGAAGGTGGCACTGAGCGACATCACGATTCCCGTATACAATCTCGCGGCTCGGGAGGATCACATCGCCCCTGCCCGCTCGGTCTTCACCGGCTGCTCCTTCTTCGGCGGCGAAGTCGAATACGTCATGGCGGGATCCGGCCACATCGCCGGCGTGGTGAACCCGCCGGCGATGAAGAAGTACCAGTACTGGACCGGCGGCAAGCCGGTCGGCGATTTCGATGCCTGGGTGACGGCGGCGAAGGAAAATCCGGGCTCGTGGTGGCCGCACTGGCAGGAATGGGTCGCCCGGCAGGACGACAAGCGCGTCGCCGCGCGCAAGACGGGCGCGCGCGGGTTACAAGTTCTGGGCGAGGCGCCCGGCACCTACGTGGCGGTTCGCGTCTGA
- a CDS encoding ABC transporter permease has product MNASGSRPADVAGYLFAAWFWLVLAFLFAPLVVVVVFSFNASEISTLPFAGFTLRWYQQMLANEDLRTSLANSLIVSGFTVVISTTLGVTAAYGIHRYASGMRTVLNSAAIMPIMVPRLILGIALLTFFNLFQANLSLATVVLGHVVFSLPYVVLIVSARLVGFNPALEEAARDLGAGTFTVFWRIVLPLLRPAILGGALLSFTLSFDEVVVTFFTTGTDNTLPMMIWSMLRFGITPEINAVATFTIIVSGLAAVTAEFMIRRSQKAGGV; this is encoded by the coding sequence ATGAACGCGTCCGGCTCCAGGCCTGCCGATGTCGCCGGCTATCTCTTCGCCGCCTGGTTCTGGCTGGTGCTCGCCTTCCTGTTCGCGCCGCTGGTCGTCGTGGTGGTGTTTTCCTTCAACGCTTCCGAAATCAGCACGCTGCCGTTCGCCGGCTTCACCCTGCGCTGGTACCAGCAGATGCTGGCAAACGAGGACCTGCGGACGTCGCTGGCCAACAGTCTCATCGTCTCCGGATTCACGGTTGTCATCTCCACGACGCTCGGGGTAACCGCGGCATACGGCATCCATCGCTACGCCAGCGGGATGCGAACGGTGCTGAATTCGGCGGCGATCATGCCGATCATGGTGCCGCGCCTCATTCTCGGCATCGCGCTCCTGACCTTCTTCAATCTGTTCCAGGCAAATCTGTCGCTGGCGACCGTCGTCCTGGGCCACGTGGTGTTCTCGCTCCCCTATGTCGTCCTGATCGTTTCGGCACGCCTGGTCGGGTTCAATCCGGCGCTGGAGGAGGCAGCGCGCGACCTCGGAGCGGGAACCTTCACCGTGTTTTGGCGCATCGTGCTGCCCCTATTGCGACCCGCGATCCTGGGAGGCGCGCTGCTTTCGTTCACCCTCTCGTTCGACGAGGTGGTCGTGACGTTCTTCACCACCGGCACGGACAACACGCTGCCGATGATGATCTGGTCGATGCTCCGCTTCGGGATCACGCCGGAGATCAACGCTGTCGCAACCTTCACCATCATCGTCAGCGGCCTCGCGGCCGTTACCGCAGAATTCATGATTCGCCGTTCGCAAAAAGCAGGCGGCGTCTGA
- a CDS encoding ABC transporter ATP-binding protein, with protein MTDIDVRLRGVTKRFADFVAVDAIDLDIRHGRFVTLLGPSGCGKTTTLRMIGGFEHPDAGDIQVGGEPVTGSSSRHHTRMVFQSYALFPHMKVSENIAFGLRMARMPNEAIRRSCAEIIEMLGLAGQEDKYPNQLSGGQQQRVALARALVTRPRVLLLDEPLGALDLKMRKRMQIELKNLQREVGITFIYVTHDQEEAMNLSDEIVVMDRGRIVQSGTPEQIYGSPATPYVADFIGETNLVEAVIASRRDGRIVTSSALGEIVARPAVGLEARDGDPVVVAIRPENLALGEGAEGLSNQTRGTIRQISFLGAVTRVIVDCGGLPLSIDHRGRLAASAGDLVPVGFSGDDVVVMAPQV; from the coding sequence ATGACCGATATCGACGTCAGACTCCGCGGAGTGACCAAGCGCTTCGCCGACTTCGTGGCGGTCGATGCCATCGATCTCGACATCAGGCATGGCCGTTTCGTGACCCTGCTCGGTCCTAGCGGTTGCGGAAAGACCACCACTCTGCGGATGATCGGCGGTTTCGAGCATCCAGACGCAGGCGACATCCAGGTTGGGGGCGAACCGGTCACAGGCTCCTCCTCCCGCCACCACACTCGGATGGTTTTCCAGAGCTATGCGCTCTTTCCGCACATGAAGGTTTCCGAAAACATCGCGTTCGGACTGCGCATGGCGCGAATGCCGAACGAGGCGATCCGCCGCAGCTGCGCGGAGATCATCGAGATGCTCGGCCTCGCCGGTCAGGAAGACAAGTATCCCAACCAGTTGAGCGGCGGACAGCAGCAGCGCGTCGCGCTGGCGCGCGCCCTGGTGACGCGGCCCCGGGTTCTCCTGCTGGACGAACCGCTCGGTGCCCTCGATCTCAAGATGCGCAAGCGGATGCAGATCGAGTTGAAGAACCTCCAAAGGGAAGTCGGAATCACCTTCATCTACGTCACCCACGACCAGGAAGAGGCGATGAACCTGTCGGACGAGATCGTCGTGATGGATCGGGGCAGGATCGTGCAGTCGGGCACTCCGGAACAGATATACGGTTCGCCTGCCACGCCGTACGTCGCCGACTTCATCGGCGAGACGAACCTCGTCGAAGCCGTGATCGCTTCGCGCCGCGACGGAAGGATCGTCACCAGCTCCGCTCTGGGGGAAATCGTTGCGAGACCCGCAGTCGGCCTCGAAGCCCGCGACGGCGACCCCGTGGTGGTCGCCATCCGGCCGGAGAACCTGGCCCTGGGCGAAGGCGCCGAAGGCCTTTCGAACCAGACGAGGGGTACCATCAGGCAGATTTCGTTCCTGGGCGCGGTGACGCGCGTGATCGTCGATTGCGGCGGCCTGCCGCTTTCCATCGACCACAGAGGCCGGCTGGCCGCTTCGGCCGGCGACCTCGTTCCGGTCGGTTTTTCCGGCGACGACGTCGTGGTCATGGCCCCTCAGGTGTGA
- a CDS encoding LL-diaminopimelate aminotransferase, whose protein sequence is MMEEFHKTRRLPPYVFEQVNRLKATARSQGADIIDLGMGNPDLPTPKSIVDKLCDVVRDPRTHRYSSSRGIPGLRRAQANYYARRFGVKLDPERQVVATLGSKEGFANMAQAITAPGDVVLCPNPTYPIHAFGFIMSGGVIRSIQAQPDDSFIPALERAVKHSIPKPLALILNYPSNPTAHVATLDFYKDVVAYARRNDIIILSDLAYAEIFFDGNPPPSVLQVPGAMDVAVEFTSMSKTFSMPGWRMGFAVGNERLISALTRVKSYLDYGAFTPIQVAATAALNGDGTEIEDVREVYRKRRDVMVDTFGRAGWEIPAPAATMFAWAPIPHPFKSIGSLEFSKLLVEKADVAVAPGIGFGEHGDDFVRLALVENEHRIRQAARNIKRFLSTASQTLDNVIPLSAHR, encoded by the coding sequence ATCATGGAAGAATTCCACAAGACCCGCAGGCTGCCGCCCTACGTCTTCGAGCAGGTGAACCGGCTCAAGGCCACCGCCCGATCGCAAGGCGCCGACATCATCGATCTCGGCATGGGCAATCCCGATCTTCCAACGCCGAAATCCATCGTGGACAAGCTGTGCGACGTCGTGCGCGACCCGCGCACCCACCGCTATTCGTCCTCGCGCGGCATCCCCGGACTGCGGCGGGCGCAGGCGAACTACTATGCGCGGCGATTCGGCGTGAAGCTCGATCCCGAGCGGCAGGTAGTGGCGACGCTCGGTTCAAAGGAAGGCTTCGCCAACATGGCGCAGGCGATCACCGCGCCCGGCGACGTGGTGCTGTGCCCCAACCCGACCTACCCGATCCACGCCTTCGGGTTCATCATGTCGGGCGGCGTGATCCGCTCGATCCAGGCCCAGCCGGACGACAGCTTCATCCCGGCGCTGGAGCGGGCTGTGAAGCATTCGATCCCCAAGCCGCTCGCGCTGATCCTGAACTATCCGTCCAACCCGACCGCGCATGTCGCCACGCTCGATTTCTACAAGGACGTCGTGGCCTATGCGCGCCGCAACGACATCATCATCCTGTCCGATCTCGCCTATGCCGAGATTTTCTTCGACGGCAATCCGCCGCCCTCAGTGCTGCAGGTGCCCGGCGCGATGGACGTCGCGGTGGAGTTCACCTCCATGTCGAAGACGTTCTCCATGCCCGGCTGGCGCATGGGCTTCGCCGTCGGCAACGAGCGCCTGATTTCGGCACTGACGAGGGTAAAGTCCTATCTCGATTACGGCGCCTTCACGCCCATCCAAGTTGCGGCAACGGCTGCCCTGAACGGCGACGGAACCGAGATCGAGGACGTGCGCGAGGTCTATCGCAAGCGTCGCGACGTGATGGTCGACACCTTCGGGCGTGCTGGCTGGGAGATTCCGGCACCGGCGGCGACGATGTTCGCCTGGGCGCCCATTCCACACCCGTTCAAGTCCATCGGCTCGCTGGAGTTTTCCAAGCTCCTGGTCGAGAAGGCGGACGTGGCGGTGGCGCCCGGTATCGGCTTCGGCGAGCATGGCGACGATTTCGTACGCCTCGCGCTGGTCGAGAACGAGCACCGCATTCGCCAGGCGGCGCGGAATATCAAGCGTTTCCTGTCCACCGCGAGCCAGACGCTCGACAACGTCATTCCGCTCAGCGCGCATCGCTGA
- a CDS encoding IclR family transcriptional regulator codes for MDRAYNDLKSVSRAAEVLTAFLKAEEWSISGLARELSLHKSVTHRLVSTLTTSGLLICDARSGLYRLGPIMAQLGNQVERNGLLHRFARPFMVDLARLSGETVSIQVVQGDHGLCVDVVESQHAMRLTISPGQSFPLHAGCAGKVMLAFQAPAVIDRLLSHTPLQRYTDATITDPEALRADLASIRERGFGFSDSEITPGARSIGAPIFAANGIVAGSLVISGPGMRLSNERMNQLAIPTAQAAAGLSAALGYTPQPVEGGASDALQQKAG; via the coding sequence TTGGACCGGGCCTACAACGACCTAAAATCCGTCTCCCGTGCCGCGGAAGTGCTCACGGCCTTCCTCAAGGCCGAGGAATGGTCGATTTCCGGCCTCGCGCGCGAACTGTCCCTGCATAAGAGTGTTACCCACCGCCTCGTCTCGACCCTGACGACGTCCGGGCTTCTGATCTGCGACGCACGCAGCGGGCTCTACAGGCTCGGACCGATCATGGCTCAGCTCGGCAACCAGGTTGAGCGCAACGGGCTGCTCCACCGCTTCGCGCGCCCCTTCATGGTGGACCTTGCGCGGCTGTCGGGAGAGACGGTGTCGATCCAGGTCGTGCAGGGCGATCACGGTCTCTGCGTGGACGTGGTGGAAAGCCAGCACGCGATGCGGCTGACCATCTCTCCCGGCCAGTCCTTCCCGCTGCACGCGGGCTGCGCGGGCAAGGTCATGCTCGCCTTCCAGGCTCCGGCCGTGATCGACCGGCTGCTGTCGCACACCCCGCTCCAGCGCTACACCGATGCCACCATCACGGATCCAGAGGCGTTGCGCGCCGACCTTGCCAGCATCAGGGAACGCGGCTTCGGCTTCAGCGACAGCGAGATCACACCCGGCGCCCGGTCGATCGGTGCTCCGATCTTCGCCGCGAACGGCATCGTGGCCGGTAGCCTCGTCATCTCCGGTCCGGGCATGCGTCTCTCGAACGAGCGGATGAACCAACTCGCGATACCCACGGCACAAGCAGCGGCAGGCCTTTCGGCCGCGCTGGGGTACACGCCACAACCGGTGGAAGGGGGGGCCTCGGATGCTCTTCAACAGAAAGCGGGCTGA
- a CDS encoding ABC transporter substrate-binding protein, whose product MTHRPTFNILAPSNISRRGLLKAMGPPGLGGVALAGGLRPSFAQDKTLNYFTWSAWGDKQFVADAKENAGLDLKTTFYSSSDEMMAKLRGGGTRLYDMIVPVQNYVHLAAKAGLIEPMDPANLPNASLVFPEFQGTEDWSYEGKLYGVPFVWGANAIAFNRKETGDVTSMDPLFDPKYAGKIAMRDEPEDSLAVGAMRLGIEKPFQMGEAELQEVKKLLISQKPLVRSYWRDFADVRNMLASGEVVVAWTFLAVIAPLREAGIDAGWVWPKEGAVGWNEAVTPVKGTQNLALVEQYANHTLSAEFGEMMARTTRYAPASKAAVDKLEPEMVKDLGIDTSTISRLVFKQVPPDKARWNEIWNEVKAA is encoded by the coding sequence ATGACGCATAGACCAACATTCAACATCCTCGCACCATCCAACATAAGCCGACGCGGCCTGCTCAAAGCGATGGGGCCGCCGGGGCTCGGCGGCGTCGCACTCGCCGGCGGACTGCGGCCGTCCTTCGCGCAGGACAAGACGCTGAACTACTTCACCTGGTCGGCCTGGGGCGACAAGCAGTTCGTCGCCGACGCCAAGGAGAACGCCGGCCTCGATCTGAAGACGACCTTCTATTCGAGTTCCGACGAGATGATGGCCAAGCTGCGCGGCGGCGGCACGCGTCTCTACGACATGATCGTGCCGGTGCAGAACTACGTGCACCTTGCCGCCAAGGCCGGGCTCATCGAGCCGATGGATCCAGCCAACCTGCCGAACGCAAGTCTGGTGTTCCCGGAGTTCCAGGGCACCGAGGACTGGAGCTACGAAGGCAAGCTCTACGGCGTTCCCTTCGTCTGGGGAGCCAATGCCATCGCCTTCAACCGCAAGGAGACCGGCGACGTCACCTCGATGGATCCGCTGTTCGATCCGAAATACGCGGGCAAGATCGCCATGCGCGACGAGCCTGAAGACTCGCTGGCGGTCGGCGCTATGCGCCTCGGCATCGAGAAGCCGTTCCAGATGGGCGAGGCAGAGCTTCAGGAGGTCAAGAAGCTCCTCATCTCGCAGAAGCCGCTCGTGCGCTCCTACTGGCGCGATTTCGCCGACGTGCGCAACATGCTGGCGTCCGGAGAGGTGGTGGTGGCCTGGACCTTCCTGGCCGTCATCGCGCCCCTTCGCGAAGCCGGCATCGACGCCGGCTGGGTCTGGCCAAAGGAAGGTGCGGTCGGCTGGAACGAGGCGGTCACCCCGGTCAAGGGCACCCAGAACCTCGCGCTCGTCGAGCAGTATGCAAACCACACGCTTTCTGCGGAGTTCGGAGAAATGATGGCTCGCACGACACGCTACGCGCCGGCCTCGAAGGCGGCCGTCGACAAGCTCGAGCCCGAAATGGTCAAGGATCTGGGCATCGACACGAGCACGATCAGCCGTCTCGTGTTCAAGCAGGTGCCGCCGGACAAAGCGCGGTGGAACGAGATCTGGAACGAGGTCAAGGCCGCCTGA
- a CDS encoding M24 family metallopeptidase, which produces MLFNRKRAEALIEAQGLDAVVASSAENVLYMTGFECTTHWINKGFQQYALFSPGHSPDASLIAPGLEIDSLVEGDLWVEDVYVFSPFLRGRASDPALMDEIGRKGAALVARAPSVGTAVDGLVAAIEARGLQAGRVGIDESGVSIQALEELRKRLPNLKISYAANLLWEIRMVKTTEEIERIERSTRVSEDAIRAAYSTIRPGVTEGQIIDAYHRELADAGARPTFCVVGSGSRSSYPHSLRSDRAIETGDIVRYDVGCTWRYYHSDHARAIILGQPTDEQRRVWEALAQGVDDAVSAVKPGATAADLFNVAMAPARRLGLDNFDRFHCGHGIGISVYDPPIVTASDPTKSAFLMPEIKEGLEVGMVLNIEVGYYVQGVMGFLCEDTMVVTQQGSRLFTRNSKSLDLQTFVER; this is translated from the coding sequence ATGCTCTTCAACAGAAAGCGGGCTGAAGCCCTGATCGAGGCGCAAGGCCTCGACGCGGTCGTCGCGTCGTCGGCGGAGAACGTCCTCTACATGACGGGCTTCGAATGCACGACGCACTGGATCAACAAGGGTTTCCAGCAATACGCGCTGTTCTCGCCCGGCCACAGCCCCGACGCCTCGCTGATCGCGCCGGGGCTCGAAATCGACTCGCTGGTGGAAGGCGATCTCTGGGTCGAGGACGTCTACGTGTTCAGCCCGTTCCTGCGTGGCCGCGCGTCGGATCCCGCGCTGATGGACGAGATCGGCCGCAAGGGGGCCGCGCTGGTCGCCCGGGCGCCGTCCGTCGGCACAGCCGTGGACGGCCTCGTCGCTGCCATCGAGGCGCGGGGACTGCAGGCCGGACGCGTTGGAATTGACGAGAGCGGTGTTTCGATACAGGCGCTCGAAGAACTCCGCAAACGCCTGCCGAACCTGAAGATTTCCTACGCGGCGAACCTTCTGTGGGAAATCCGCATGGTTAAGACAACCGAGGAGATCGAGCGTATCGAGCGATCGACGCGTGTCTCGGAGGATGCGATCCGCGCCGCCTATTCCACCATTCGACCAGGCGTGACCGAAGGCCAGATCATCGACGCCTACCATCGCGAACTCGCGGACGCGGGCGCCAGGCCGACCTTCTGCGTCGTCGGGTCGGGCAGCCGCTCCTCGTACCCGCATTCGCTTCGCTCCGACCGCGCGATCGAGACTGGCGACATTGTCCGCTACGACGTGGGCTGCACTTGGAGATACTACCACTCCGACCATGCGCGCGCGATCATCCTCGGCCAGCCCACGGACGAACAGCGCCGCGTCTGGGAGGCTCTGGCCCAGGGCGTCGACGACGCGGTTTCGGCGGTAAAGCCCGGCGCCACCGCGGCCGATCTCTTCAACGTGGCAATGGCGCCGGCCCGCCGCCTGGGCCTGGACAATTTCGACCGCTTCCACTGCGGCCACGGCATCGGGATCAGCGTCTACGATCCGCCGATCGTCACCGCGTCCGACCCGACCAAGTCCGCTTTCCTGATGCCCGAGATCAAGGAGGGGCTCGAGGTCGGAATGGTCCTCAACATCGAGGTCGGCTATTACGTCCAGGGCGTCATGGGGTTCCTTTGCGAGGACACCATGGTCGTGACGCAGCAAGGCTCCCGCCTCTTCACGCGCAACAGCAAGTCGCTCGACCTGCAGACCTTCGTGGAGCGCTGA
- a CDS encoding ABC transporter permease, which produces MDRRPLLSALSFLALPNAWLFAFFVLPMATMVLYSFWQVIDYEIVADFTFRNYQRLTQNLYVTVFWRTVKISIYVTALSLLIGYPVAYYLARRVKRFRLTMLMLIILPLWTSYLVRTYAWMLLLGTNGVINKALLAVGIVDEPVSWLLYSDFAVTVALVHIYMPFLILPLYAVMEKLDGSLFEAARDLGGGRLRTFLYVTLPLSLPGVATGCIFVFIPSMGSFVTPELLGGTRSILIGSIIAQQFGVTYDYPFGSALALAVMAAILAFAAVALRYGRPRGVR; this is translated from the coding sequence ATGGACCGGAGGCCGCTCCTATCCGCCTTGAGCTTCCTCGCGCTGCCGAACGCGTGGCTGTTCGCCTTCTTCGTGCTGCCGATGGCCACGATGGTGCTGTACAGCTTCTGGCAGGTGATCGACTACGAGATCGTCGCCGACTTCACCTTCCGCAACTATCAGCGCCTGACGCAGAACCTCTACGTCACCGTCTTCTGGCGGACGGTGAAGATCTCGATCTACGTCACCGCACTTTCCCTGCTGATCGGATATCCGGTCGCCTACTATCTCGCCCGTCGCGTCAAGCGCTTCCGGCTGACGATGCTCATGCTCATCATCCTGCCGCTGTGGACGAGCTATCTCGTGCGAACCTACGCCTGGATGCTGCTGCTCGGGACCAACGGCGTCATCAACAAGGCACTGCTCGCGGTGGGCATCGTGGATGAGCCGGTCAGTTGGCTCCTCTACAGCGACTTTGCGGTGACCGTGGCGCTGGTTCACATCTATATGCCCTTCCTGATCCTGCCGCTCTACGCGGTCATGGAAAAGCTCGACGGTTCGCTGTTCGAGGCGGCGCGCGATCTCGGCGGCGGCCGGCTTCGAACGTTCCTCTACGTGACGCTGCCCCTCAGCCTGCCGGGCGTGGCAACCGGATGCATCTTCGTGTTCATCCCCTCGATGGGTTCCTTCGTCACCCCCGAGCTGCTCGGCGGCACCCGGAGCATCCTCATCGGAAGCATCATCGCGCAGCAGTTCGGCGTCACATACGACTATCCGTTCGGCTCGGCGCTGGCGCTGGCTGTCATGGCGGCCATCCTGGCGTTTGCCGCCGTCGCGTTACGCTACGGACGACCGAGGGGCGTGCGATGA